From Rhododendron vialii isolate Sample 1 chromosome 10a, ASM3025357v1, the proteins below share one genomic window:
- the LOC131302832 gene encoding cysteine-rich repeat secretory protein 38-like, with protein sequence MNICDPSPTYNPNGTFSTTLATAFATLQTTTAATGFSTTTITNPTTNTSVTALALCRCNLPTPDCQACVVAASLGIRSVCPNNMAAEVWYTNCTLRYSPINFLNQSDTSIAFQLWDARYAPNNSSFDPKVNLLLENLSHTAGASDKRSAVGRTTLVGSQNIYGYVDCTRDIDGGDCTTCLLDVINFIPSSGCLGHWAGWIATPTCNIQFDMDPVHEDWADNPPYINTDSLVGPGLFSPSDKGGLGGSGGGGKEWIVVVGEGWWCHLPE encoded by the exons ATGAATATTTGCGACCCCAGCCCCACCTACAACCCCAATGGCACCTTCTCCACCACTCTCGCAACTGCCTTCGCCACTCTCCaaaccaccaccgccgccaccggCTTctcaaccaccaccatcaccaaccCCACAACAAACACCTCCGTCACTGCTCTCGCCCTCTGCCGCTGCAACCTACCCACACCCGACTGCCAAGCCTGTGTTGTCGCCGCCTCTTTAG GTATCCGCAGCGTATGCCCGAACAACATGGCGGCGGAAGTCTGGTACACCAACTGCACCCTCCGTTACTCTCCCATTAACTTCCTAAACCAATCAGACACCTCCATTGCATTCCAATTGTGGGACGCGCGCTACGCACCGAACAATTCCTCGTTCGACCCCAAAGTCAATCTGTTACTGGAAAACCTGTCGCACACCGCGGGTGCGTCCGATAAGAGGTCTGCCGTGGGGAGGACCACGCTGGTCGGGAGTCAAAACATCTACGGGTACGTCGATTGCACTCGAGATATTGACGGCGGAGATTGCACCACGTGTTTGTTAGATGTCATCAATTTTATTCCGTCGTCAGGTTGTCTTGGGCACTGGGCCGGGTGGATTGCCACTCCCACGTGTAATATTCAGTTCGATATGGACCCAGTCCATGAGGACTGGGCTGATAACCCGCCTTATATTAATACGGATTCGCTCGTGGGACCCGGGCTTTTCTCGCCATCAGATAAGGGTGGTTTGGGTGGCAGCGGAGGAGGCGGCAAGGAGTGGAttgtggtggtgggggagggATGGTGGTGTCATTTGCCGGAATAG
- the LOC131302831 gene encoding uncharacterized protein LOC131302831 — MNSNDVNSEGGVNFSGVKSCKGGMNSAKGCEFGVIKFIWWVLERKGVTKGYIEVIRDMYECAVTTIRSAVGKISEFSITVGLHQGLALSLYLFALVMDELTRQFQKDIPSYMMFADDIVLVDETVRDVNTKLEIWREVLESKSFWISRS; from the exons atgaattcTAATGATGTGAATAGTGAAGGGGGTGTGAATTTTAGTGGTGTGAAATCTTGTAAAGGGGGTATGAATTCTGCAAAGGGATGTGAAttcggag TAATAAAattcatatggtgggttctggagagaaagggagtgacCAAAGGATATATTGAGGTGATTAGAGATATGTATGAATGTGCCGTCACTACTATTCGATCAGCAGTAGGGAAAATaagtgaattttcaatcactgtaggattgcatcaagggttaGCTTTGAGCCtgtacctctttgccttagttatggatgaattgactagacaatttcagaAGGATATCCCATCGtatatgatgtttgcagatgatattgtcctcgtagatgaaaccgtTAGAgatgttaatacgaaactagaaatttggagggaagtaTTAGAGTCAAAGAGTTTTTGGATAAGTAGGAgttaa